TATAGTTTGGGACAATCGCTTTTATAGTGACCAGGTTCCTTGCATTTGTAACATATAATTTCCTTACTTCTACActttctgtgtccagaagatgaTCCAGAGTGATCGTCTGATCTTCTAGGGTTTCTAAACTTCTTTTGTCTGTGCTTCCAAAATTGTTGGACCCTTCTAGAGAGAAGAGATAGTTCGTCTTATTCTGATGAGGAACCTCCAGAGCTTTCTTCTTCTGCCTAAAAAGCGTtacttttaaacttatttttatatttaagagCAAGAGACTTACCTTTCTTATGGGGTTCATCTTCTTCGAGTTCTATCTTGTGACTTCTCAAGGaactgataagttcttcaaggGATATTGCGTTTAGATTCTTGGAAAGCTTCAACCCTGTGACCATGAGTCTCCATTTCTTTGGTAAGCTTCCaatgattttctttacatgatcagctatTGAGTATCCTTTGTCCAAAACTTTCAATCCAGCAACGAGaatttgaaaccttgagaacattgTCTCAACtatttcatcttcttcctttttgaaagttttgtacTTCTGAATGAGTGCAAGGGCtttggtctctttgacttgagttTTGCCTTCATGTGTCATTTTCAGAGAGTCAAAAATATCTTTGGCAGAATCtctgtttgtgatcttctcatactctaTGTATGAAATAACACTTAGAAGTATGGTTCTggccttgtgatgatttttgaactctttcttctATTGGTCAATCATACTTTTTCTTTCGATCTTCTGACCACTTTCaattacaggatgtttgtaaccatccgttACCATATCCCAGAGATCAGCGTCCTGAGCTAGAAAGAAACTCTCGATTATGTATTTCCAGTAATCGAAGTTCTATCCATCGAACATTAGAGGTCTGCCACTGATTTTGTCTCTATCATCATAgttatcattgttgttgtttttaactGGTTCCGTCATAGTGTTTTTCTTTTAggatctttttctgacacggttaagtgtatGCACCCAAAACcaagcgctctgatgccaattgaagaaacgaaaaacacaataagggggaTTGGATGGgatttttaaacaaattaaaacttatgacacgtttggttatcctggttcgtttgaactcaaactactccagtccaccctgctaaggtgattttgcctctctcttacgaggtcttaatccactaataaaaGCGATGATTACAAAGTCACTTAAACAACTGTTTAAGTCTTCTCAAGAACAACCACCACAATCTGGTTTTCTCAAGGTAACAAATTATACAATTACAACTTATGTGTGTTTAAAGGATTGCTCCCAAAGAAATTGAGAAATTTGGAAtattggttaattcggatatggGTATGCGAATTAACCAAAATCCcacatttttttgattttatttgaaatatttattacttaaattatatattttatttaattaatttataatttataattttgtccATTTTAATTATTATCTAAAATTGTAGTCATAATATATACTATCTTTGTCCGTTTTAATTAAATCGTTTCCATTTAAAAGTTGAGGAATTAATAATTTACTTCAGGacatttatttagaaaataaatagaaaaattttatttagaaataatttatttaactttttaagaatttcaaaattattgtttttaatgcaaaattttctttttgaaaaatacactattttatatttaattttacaaagatagcatatattattatctaaaatcTAGAAGaactaaataatttattttctcaataattttctttaattaattataaattttaattttgtcataattttatttaattaattttatataaaataatttgttgatttaattatttattaaactaatattattattattattatatttaattataatagtatatattcaataatatattttaatttaatactattaattgtattcattcaacttgattttaattttttaataaatattgagttatttcagatatgcatatcctaaACATTCCAACaccaaaaattagaatatttcgAATAAACATTTCTGAAAACACTCCTTTCTATAAAAAAAGTGAGAAAAAAGGTGActtcggatatgtatatccgaaattTACTGGCAGGTATTGAACCCTGGACCAACAACTTCCTTAATACAATTAGGAAGTGCCAACTAAGCTACCCAACCCATCTAAGAGAGTAGTAATTGAAATTGATAGAAAAAAATTAACAGTGAATACTTAttacatttgattttttttatatccaTTTTAGCTTTCTTTAGGCAATTATTTAAGATTTAGATTAACGAGTGTGAAAAAAAATTTAGGCAATTATTTAAGATTTAGATTAACGAGTgtgaaaaaaatttcaaaatttattattttttttcaaatatcagcattttttaaaaataaagattatatATGACTGTTTTAGTATATTGTTTTGggctgggccgagcaggcccaatgcTTACCTTTAGGCCGAACAGGCCCAAGCCACTTgtccagccgagcaggcccaatccgCTTAGGTCCAACTCCCAGCGACCGTTATGAAGTGGCCACGTACAAAGACCACGTGGTCAAAACAACAGAGAAAGATTCGGTCAACCACCTCCGAACTTTACGCCGTGCTCAACCAGAACGTGAGCCACCTGCTGACTCAGTCCTAGCAGATGGAGTTCTGGCAGTTTcttagcacgtgggcctccaattgaATTTGGTCCAATTAGGAaatcttggcccagcgctggaggctataaataccctctttcactagagggtcaggtattcattctTTATTCCTAAAACTCTTGTTTGCTCTCTCTGATTGCTACTTACCTTGACATCGAAAAACCTTGCAGACCTTGCAGGTACTCCATTCTGATCAGGTTAAATCATATACTATATGATATTATACAATTAAATTTATCcgtgaattaaaataaattatatattaattaaaattaacagaCTCGTGCAGAAACCCGATATTTtactaataataattctaattaaagaccgtaaaatttatttaatagtagTACTACTATTTGTATAAGTAATAGATTGAATACCACTTAAAAGAACTTTTAATCTCAAAATCCATTTACGAGGCAACCCgaagataaaaatatattatatcgaCCTTCTAACTCACAAATGCAAATGCATCGgttaactttaatttttttattcattgctATGAAAAAAGTGTTACTAGTAAAGCACTAAAGCCTTCTTTACTACACGCCTCTAGTTTTCTGCAGAACCCAAAAACTAGTAAGTACATGAATCGACATTTATATAGCCATAAATTATTTATCTTATCCAACTTTATATCACCCGTGctttaaaaagagaaaataaattctaCCTCATTTTGCACCCTTATATATATGAACGCTCAAAAGCCACAATTCATCGTTCAAATTCGAAACATACTAACGTTcagtattttttctctttttcccgcTAGCTAGCTGCAACATGGCTTCTACAATTTCCCAAACAGAGGAGGGAGTGTCTTTGAAACTTCTGGTGAATAAAGACACTAACAAAGTCTTGTTTGCTGAGGCAGGAAAAGACTTCGTTGATGTTCTGTTTAGCTTCTTAACATTACCCTTAGGAACTATTGCAAGGCTTGTAGAGAAGAAGTCTAGCATGGGGTCAGTTTCGGTTGGATGTTTGAACAAACTCTATGGAAGTTTGAGAGAGTTTGACAAAGAATATATGAGAATGGAGACTACAAAAGAAATGTTAATGCAACCAAAAAACTCATCAGAAAATTATTGCAGCAATCTTAAGTTGAACATTGATGACACCCAACCCACCAAGTACTTCCTATGTACCAAGCCTTACTCGTGTTCCTCTCGTTATTTGAACATTACCACAGATAAGAAATGTGGGTGTTCGTCTTACCACTATAATACCCGTTCAGTTTCTGTGAAATATTCCAGCAATGGTTTTGTTAAGGATGGTTCTAGTTTTGTTATTACTGACAATTTGGTTGTCATGCCTAACTCTGTTCAGTTTACGAGCCTTGGTCTGCTTCAAAATTTAGAAATTAATGGTGCCAGTTCAGTAAAGGAATGGACAGTGACTGTCACTAAAGACAAGGTTATGCATTTCCAGTTCCCTTTCCtaaatgatttattttttgattttaatttaccTATATTTAAATACCTTCTTATTGATCGGATTATGATATGCAGGTCGTAGATATGCTGAAGTGTTCTTTGCTTTCCAGCACTACTTTGAcagatatttttttaagaaagaaaCCATCCTTGGAAAATTACAAATTTTTCTCTTACCATCAGGAAAATTGTTGTGATATTCAAATAATTGTGAAGCTAGTTGTAAGAAAATCTAATGGGAAGATATTGTATGCTCAAGGGGAACAAGATTTTGCCAACTTACTATTGTCTTTTCTTTCATATCCTTTGGGAGGAGTTGTTGGTGTATTGGGAGGTAACTGTTCTGTGAGCAATATTGATTCTTTGTACAAGAGCATAGTTGATTTGGATGAAACTAAATATTTAATGTCAAAAGAAGCAAAAAATAGACTTGTTGATTCTCGATTGTCTAAGGTGTTTCAATCAGGTAAGCAGATATTACCCATTGACAATCCACCTGCCcagtattattttttttatcaaggtGCAAATTACCAACAAAGTTTACGTGAGAATAAATATTTCATAAGTGATGCAAATAGAAGTGATTGGGGTAAGTTTGAAGTACTTGAAGCTGAATTACCAAAAGGAAGTAATGAAGGATATGTGAAGGGACCAAGAGCGTACATGGCTACAGATGACTTGGTTTTGACACCGTGGTCTCCAATTTCAGCTTTATTGTTTAATCAGTTGCAAATTCCTCTCACTGATCTCAAAGAAATCCATGTCACTATTAGTGTCAAGGaggtaaaaacgaaatatcaattTTGATTCACCAACATCTATGAGCATAAGTAGTTTGTTTATACGTTGTTTTTTTGCTTTGCAGGGTTTAAGCATATTGAAAGCATCACTGATCTCAACATCTGCTCTAACGAATGGTCTTTCTCACCTGTTACCAAAAGTTAAAGAAGAGAATGTCAAAGACATGTTAAATCTGGAAGTTAAGGAAGAGTCTAACAAAAACCCAGTGTTAAGGAGGAGAGTATAGATAACTCATTACAGTTTGTTATGTGTTGTAGAATCACTTTAGAAGAAATTTGTTATCAACAGCATTTCTATATTTggttattttgtatttatttcaATTCTAGCATTATTATTTTTCTGATATTTGTTATGGCCAGTTTGTAATCAAGCACACcctttttattaatatttgctGCTTGTTGTTTTAGAAAATTAATGTGTAAAACAGTTCATTTCAAGTGTTTTTCCTTTCGCTTAATTATATTATTCTCAAATTTAGGTATGTTGTTTCTGTGGGAATTAATATTATGAACACCAGTTTGAAATCTACGTACAAAATAACAATTGGATATAATATCCATCTGTTACTGTGTGGTTCTGCTTTTGTCCCTGTGTGGCTTTGTTTTATTTTCGTGTtttctgtttatatatatatatatatatatatatatatatatatatatatatatatatatatatatatatatatatatatatatatatatatggggacgactcaagtgagaacacttggttattatgagaaatgagaacaatgaatcaccaccattaaattttgattgtgttgattttaatggactagattggtttctctttctatgatccttagtatttattttaaatcaacatagaaagagaactCAATCCAGccaattaaaatcaacacaatcaaaatttaatggtcgtgattcattgttctcatttctcataataaccaagtattctcacttgagtcgtcccctatatatatatatatatatatatatatatatatatatatatatatatatatatatatatatatatatatatatatatatatatatatatatatatatatatatatatatatatatatatggaatgaATTAGTTTTTTTCCAATTGGAACatctcaaaatttatttttgttttttcaactTGTTCATCAAACCTTTGAAGGTTGAAGATAACTCATTCCAACATGATCAACACAAGTTAGAATTTGAAGATTAAGTGCATTTGCATTCAAataatcagtgttttaaaaaccgaaccgGACATCAAATAGGgtattgggtcactggtttaatggtcgaaccactgggtcactggttgaaccgcatgactaaaccggattaaaccggatacctcagttgaatagaccggtcgttataacaaaacgatataggtataaaacatgtCGAACATGATAATTCAGTCTCTACAATATATAATTggcatttaaattttttaaaaatatcatatcctaaaaactccataatttaaattcaaattttaaacataggtatcacacataataaaatagtactaagttataaagtatatatttgtaaataaaatttaatttcaaaataatctaattgaataaattataataaagtaaCTTCAtggtctactaaatttaatttaaaaaaaaatatttcaatgttggtattgtaacacccgtataattttaattttaatttaattggatattagattaataattagaattattatggattttatgaaaataatgaaaaagatggtggtttatggcatttggacCATGTGGGagattagtaaaagagggggtgtAGAGTAGTGAAGCCtttactaattttaatattatttttcataaaataattagaattgggaagaaaagaaagaacgtgaaagaaaggagttggaacacgaagaacgtgaaaaggagaacaaagaagaagagaccaaagatcaagaaatttggctaaggtaagggggaactCTTCCCATTACCATCTCTTATTGTAATTATGAATTGATAGTGCATGATTAgctgtgttgttgagtcaatttgatTTGTATATCAGACTTAGGTATTTGGGTTCTAAGAATTGATTTAGAATTTGGGTTTTTGATATATGAATTGATATAGGATGCTAGTATAATAAGTATGGATGAATCCTATGAATGAAAGAGTGaaattggactgttttagactcaaaatcgtggactgatatgagtagaaacgagtgaAAATTGGACTGGTACGAAATTGTAGAATTCTGGAAAAttactggtgtttcgcgtatgaaatagtgtcatacgcgtatgggatgaggtcatacgcgtatgagggacaatcCCCAGGGGCAATACGCGTATGATATGCAGCTTCCCTGTCCCAAAGACCATGTGCTGGTGATTTGTGTATGATGAGCGTATGAGAgttgtcatacgcgtatgagaaatTTTCAAGAGGATTTTGGTTCTGATGATATGCGTATGgagaggctgatacgcgtatgagatgTTTTCTGGGAAATTTTAACTCTGGtgaaacgcgtatgatacgcgtatggaaaagggtgatacgcgtatgggcttggtggtacgcgtatggtcgctgtgtattaaaattctgttttttgatttttcttgaaagttcaatgatgcgtaacttttgatctgtaggcctgttttgtgtgTCGTTTGAGGATGATAAATCTTGCAATATGATCTTGTGTTTtaatgatgatttgaattttattgaatgatgtcaatgtatatataaacatgctttagtaatgatgatgatgatgaaatgagtataggatgatgttactcatagaatgatgatgatgaggtatgttgtatatatgtttgcatgcattcataaccatttgatgagggctgaatcctaatgatgacaggattcagtgaagggcaagattctcattgtgtggaatctgtgcatGCAGGGCCGTATTTGGATGatgttagatcggtcggtgggtgactCCCATTGacgatgtttggtaccacatgtatagagtcagttgcattcatatgcatgaatttgataacgtgactgaatgtatttcattgttatgTTTTGGTGTAATGTGATTGTGTGAATGATAAATTATTTGAATATAGATGAAATGGGTGAATAATATAAACTATTGGTGTATTGTTATTTGTAACGCAATAATATTTG
The Vicia villosa cultivar HV-30 ecotype Madison, WI linkage group LG6, Vvil1.0, whole genome shotgun sequence genome window above contains:
- the LOC131614067 gene encoding uncharacterized protein LOC131614067; the encoded protein is MASTISQTEEGVSLKLLVNKDTNKVLFAEAGKDFVDVLFSFLTLPLGTIARLVEKKSSMGSVSVGCLNKLYGSLREFDKEYMRMETTKEMLMQPKNSSENYCSNLKLNIDDTQPTKYFLCTKPYSCSSRYLNITTDKKCGCSSYHYNTRSVSVKYSSNGFVKDGSSFVITDNLVVMPNSVQFTSLGLLQNLEINGASSVKEWTVTVTKDKVVDMLKCSLLSSTTLTDIFLRKKPSLENYKFFSYHQENCCDIQIIVKLVVRKSNGKILYAQGEQDFANLLLSFLSYPLGGVVGVLGGNCSVSNIDSLYKSIVDLDETKYLMSKEAKNRLVDSRLSKVFQSGKQILPIDNPPAQYYFFYQGANYQQSLRENKYFISDANRSDWGKFEVLEAELPKGSNEGYVKGPRAYMATDDLVLTPWSPISALLFNQLQIPLTDLKEIHVTISVKEGLSILKASLISTSALTNGLSHLLPKVKEENVKDMLNLEVKEESNKNPVLRRRV